The uncultured Flavobacterium sp. genome contains a region encoding:
- a CDS encoding murein L,D-transpeptidase catalytic domain-containing protein, translating to MKIFSLFLFMTVGVLMGSKNYYKEETSITGVEIERINTRVSEIKNMISIDPKYNTKIAFFVDMRIPSGKNRFFVYDLINNKIIDQGLVAHGSGSETGIKGSLKFSNEPNSNCTALGRYSVEKCYKGCFGKSYKLNGLDETNNNALKRAIVLHYYSAVPYEEQDYYISNSHGCPMVNEQFFKRIEKIIDSSKSKIILDIYY from the coding sequence ATGAAAATATTTAGTCTGTTTTTGTTTATGACTGTAGGGGTTTTAATGGGTTCAAAAAACTACTACAAAGAAGAAACTTCTATTACCGGTGTGGAAATAGAAAGGATTAATACGAGAGTTAGCGAAATAAAAAATATGATTAGTATTGATCCCAAATACAATACTAAAATTGCTTTTTTTGTAGACATGAGAATACCATCAGGTAAAAATCGGTTTTTTGTTTACGATTTAATAAATAATAAAATAATTGACCAGGGTCTTGTGGCTCACGGTTCAGGATCTGAAACCGGAATAAAAGGAAGTTTAAAATTTAGTAATGAGCCAAATTCAAACTGCACAGCTTTAGGCAGATATTCTGTGGAAAAGTGTTATAAAGGATGTTTTGGAAAATCATATAAACTAAATGGTTTAGATGAAACAAACAATAATGCCTTAAAAAGAGCTATAGTTTTACATTATTATTCAGCTGTTCCTTATGAAGAACAAGATTACTATATCAGTAATAGTCACGGTTGCCCAATGGTAAACGAACAATTCTTTAAACGAATCGAAAAAATAATAGACTCTTCTAAGTCGAAAATCATCTTGGATATTTATTACTAG
- the cmk gene encoding (d)CMP kinase produces the protein MKKITVAIDGFSSTGKSTLAKQLAKELEYVYVDTGAMYRAVAYFAMQNQLIGADFFDKKSLIDSLPNIQLEFKFNADLGFAEMYLNGKNIEKEIRTIEVSNFVSKVAEVSEVRSKLVEQQQEMGQNKGIVMDGRDIGTVVFPDAELKIFMTASAETRAQRRFDELQQKGDNVSYEDVLKNVVERDYIDTHREDSPLVIADDAIEIDNSYLNKEEQFDAVLELVNDVVKTV, from the coding sequence TTGAAAAAAATTACCGTTGCTATTGATGGATTCTCATCAACAGGAAAGAGCACTTTGGCCAAACAATTAGCAAAAGAGTTAGAATATGTTTATGTAGATACCGGAGCGATGTATCGTGCCGTAGCGTATTTCGCCATGCAGAATCAGCTTATTGGGGCTGATTTTTTTGATAAAAAAAGTTTAATAGATTCTCTACCAAATATTCAATTAGAATTTAAATTTAATGCCGATCTTGGTTTTGCTGAGATGTATTTGAATGGGAAAAATATTGAAAAAGAAATTAGAACTATTGAAGTTTCTAATTTTGTAAGCAAAGTTGCAGAAGTTTCTGAAGTGCGTTCTAAACTGGTAGAGCAACAACAGGAAATGGGGCAAAATAAAGGTATTGTAATGGATGGCAGGGATATAGGAACTGTAGTTTTTCCGGATGCAGAACTTAAAATTTTTATGACTGCCAGTGCCGAAACCCGTGCACAAAGACGTTTTGATGAACTACAACAAAAAGGTGATAATGTATCCTACGAAGATGTTCTGAAAAATGTAGTCGAAAGAGATTACATAGATACACACCGTGAAGATTCTCCATTAGTGATTGCAGATGACGCAATTGAGATTGATAATTCCTATTTAAATAAAGAAGAACAATTTGATGCCGTTTTAGAATTAGTAAATGATGTTGTAAAAACTGTTTAA
- a CDS encoding nucleoside permease yields MGIKNRLIIMSFLQFFVWGAWLITIGNYWFGTKNWEGTQFGLVFGTMGIASLLMPTLTGIIADRWVNAEKLYGFLHIIYAVVLFSIAHVTTPDNFIYVMFAAMCCYMPTIALSNSISYTSLKLNNKNIVKDFPPIRVWGTIGFIAAMWITNLSGSKATEYQFYIAGIGALILGIYAFTLPKCEPQRLTKEDASLTETLGLEAFKLFGNYKMALFFVFSMFLGGALQLTNAYGDVFLDEFKHFPKYADSFVIQYSTIIMSISQVSETLFILAIPFFLRRFGIKQVMLISMLAWVLRFGLFAFGDPVEGLWMIILSCIVYGMAFDFFNISGSLFVESNTDSKIRSSAQGLFMMMTNGVGAVLGSLTSGWAIDRFFTKSFHNTTELAGFLQTDATNSKMLEFVKGQGNSISADGIFANPILMKDWHTIWLSFASYALVIAIAFAVLFKHKHDPKEIENLSH; encoded by the coding sequence ATGGGAATTAAAAACAGGTTGATTATAATGAGCTTTCTTCAATTTTTTGTTTGGGGAGCGTGGCTTATAACAATTGGAAATTATTGGTTTGGTACTAAAAATTGGGAGGGAACTCAGTTTGGTCTTGTTTTTGGAACCATGGGAATTGCCTCTTTACTCATGCCTACACTAACAGGAATTATAGCTGACAGATGGGTAAATGCTGAAAAACTATATGGTTTTTTACATATTATATATGCAGTAGTTTTATTTAGTATAGCGCATGTAACTACACCGGATAACTTTATATATGTAATGTTTGCAGCAATGTGTTGTTATATGCCAACAATTGCATTAAGTAATTCCATTTCGTACACTTCGTTAAAATTAAATAACAAAAACATTGTAAAAGATTTTCCGCCAATTCGTGTTTGGGGAACAATTGGTTTTATTGCCGCAATGTGGATTACGAATTTGAGTGGAAGTAAAGCAACTGAATATCAGTTTTACATTGCAGGTATTGGTGCTTTAATCCTTGGGATTTATGCTTTTACATTGCCAAAATGTGAGCCACAACGTCTGACTAAAGAAGATGCATCATTAACAGAAACTTTAGGTCTTGAAGCTTTTAAATTATTTGGAAATTATAAAATGGCTTTGTTTTTTGTGTTTTCTATGTTTTTAGGAGGTGCTTTGCAATTAACAAATGCTTACGGAGATGTATTTCTGGATGAATTCAAGCATTTTCCAAAATATGCAGATTCTTTCGTAATTCAGTATTCGACAATCATTATGTCGATATCTCAGGTTTCTGAAACCTTATTTATCCTGGCAATTCCGTTTTTCTTAAGACGTTTTGGAATCAAACAGGTAATGCTGATTAGTATGCTGGCTTGGGTTTTACGTTTCGGATTATTTGCTTTTGGAGATCCTGTTGAAGGATTATGGATGATTATATTATCATGTATCGTTTACGGAATGGCATTTGATTTCTTTAATATTTCAGGTTCATTATTCGTAGAAAGTAATACTGATTCTAAAATACGTTCGTCTGCACAAGGATTATTTATGATGATGACTAATGGAGTAGGAGCAGTTTTAGGAAGTTTAACTTCAGGTTGGGCTATAGATCGTTTCTTCACAAAATCATTTCATAATACTACTGAATTAGCCGGATTTTTACAAACAGATGCAACAAACTCTAAAATGCTGGAGTTTGTAAAAGGTCAAGGAAATTCAATTTCGGCTGATGGAATTTTTGCAAATCCAATTTTAATGAAAGACTGGCATACAATCTGGTTGTCTTTTGCGTCTTATGCCTTGGTAATTGCAATTGCCTTTGCAGTTTTGTTTAAACACAAACATGATCCAAAGGAAATAGAGAATTTGAGTCATTAA
- the rpsA gene encoding 30S ribosomal protein S1 encodes MSEQLKSQEEFLANFNWHNFQEGIDAVDEKNLQEFEELVSKTFIATDQEEVVEGVVVRITDRDVIVDINAKSEGVISLNEFRYNPNLKVGDKVEVLIDIREDKTGQLVLSHRKARTIKSWDRVISANETGEIVNGFVKCRTKGGMIVDVFGIEAFLPGSQIDVKPIRDYDVYVNKMMEFKVVKINHEFKNVVVSHKALIEADIEVQKKEIIGQLQKGQVLEGVVKNITSYGVFIDLGGVDGLIHITDLSWSRINHPSEVLELDQKLNVVILDFDDEKTRIQLGLKQLNAHPWDALDANLTIGDKVKGKVVVIADYGAFIEVAEGVEGLIHVSEMSWSTHLRSAQDFVKVGDVVEAVILTLDRDDRKMSLGIKQLTQDPWTDITSKYPVGSKHTGIVRNFTNFGIFVELEEGIDGLIYISDLSWTKKIKHPSEFVNVGEKLDVVVLELDVEGRKLSLGHKQTTANPWDQYEDSFAVGTIHNGEISEIVDKGATVEFGDDIVAFIPTRHLEKEDGKKLKKGDTADFKVIEFNKEFKRVVASHTAIFREEEEKNVKAATENTSSASSTNAPAATLGDNNDVLAALKAKMEKTEKK; translated from the coding sequence ATGTCTGAACAATTAAAATCACAAGAAGAGTTTTTAGCAAATTTTAACTGGCATAACTTCCAAGAAGGAATTGATGCAGTTGATGAGAAAAACTTACAAGAATTCGAAGAACTAGTTTCAAAAACTTTCATCGCTACAGATCAAGAAGAAGTAGTTGAAGGTGTAGTTGTTAGAATTACAGATAGAGACGTTATCGTTGATATCAACGCAAAATCGGAAGGTGTTATTTCTTTAAACGAATTCCGTTACAACCCAAACTTAAAAGTTGGTGACAAAGTAGAAGTATTAATCGACATCCGTGAGGACAAAACAGGTCAATTAGTATTATCTCACAGAAAAGCACGTACTATTAAATCATGGGATAGAGTTATTTCTGCAAACGAAACAGGAGAAATCGTTAATGGTTTTGTAAAATGCAGAACTAAAGGTGGTATGATCGTTGACGTTTTCGGAATTGAAGCTTTCTTACCTGGTTCTCAAATTGACGTTAAGCCAATTAGAGACTACGATGTATATGTAAACAAAATGATGGAATTCAAAGTGGTAAAAATTAACCACGAATTCAAAAACGTTGTTGTATCTCATAAAGCGCTTATCGAAGCTGATATCGAAGTACAGAAAAAAGAAATCATCGGTCAATTACAAAAAGGACAAGTATTAGAAGGTGTTGTTAAAAACATTACTTCTTATGGTGTGTTCATTGACTTAGGTGGTGTTGACGGATTAATTCATATTACTGACCTTTCTTGGAGTAGAATCAACCACCCAAGTGAAGTTCTTGAATTAGACCAAAAATTAAACGTTGTAATCCTTGATTTCGATGATGAGAAAACAAGAATTCAATTAGGATTGAAACAATTAAACGCTCACCCATGGGATGCTTTAGATGCTAATTTAACTATTGGTGATAAAGTAAAAGGTAAAGTAGTTGTAATCGCTGATTACGGTGCATTTATCGAAGTTGCTGAAGGTGTTGAAGGTTTAATCCACGTTTCTGAAATGTCATGGTCAACTCATTTACGTTCTGCTCAGGATTTCGTAAAAGTTGGAGATGTTGTTGAAGCTGTTATCTTAACTTTAGATAGAGATGACCGTAAAATGTCATTAGGTATCAAACAATTGACTCAAGATCCATGGACTGACATTACTTCTAAATACCCAGTAGGTTCTAAACATACAGGTATCGTTAGAAACTTTACAAACTTTGGTATTTTCGTAGAATTAGAAGAAGGAATTGATGGATTAATTTACATCTCTGACTTATCTTGGACTAAGAAAATCAAACACCCATCTGAATTTGTAAATGTTGGTGAGAAACTTGATGTAGTTGTATTAGAATTAGATGTTGAAGGACGTAAATTATCTTTAGGTCACAAACAAACTACTGCTAATCCTTGGGATCAATACGAAGATTCTTTCGCTGTAGGAACTATCCACAATGGTGAAATTTCTGAAATCGTTGACAAAGGAGCTACTGTAGAATTCGGAGATGATATCGTTGCTTTCATTCCTACTCGTCACCTTGAAAAAGAAGACGGAAAGAAATTGAAAAAAGGTGATACTGCTGATTTCAAAGTAATCGAATTCAACAAAGAATTTAAAAGAGTAGTTGCTTCTCACACTGCTATCTTCCGTGAAGAAGAAGAGAAAAACGTGAAAGCTGCAACTGAAAATACTTCATCTGCATCATCTACAAATGCACCAGCTGCAACTTTAGGAGATAACAATGATGTATTAGCTGCATTAAAAGCTAAAATGGAAAAAACTGAGAAAAAATAA
- a CDS encoding biopolymer transporter ExbD, which translates to MENLPKKVRSKKLSTRVDLTAMVSVSFLLIIFFMVTIELSKPRAVDLSLPHNDDITCGWRGGCGGENRSVTILLGENNKLVSYAGLLQVPIDAPKETIYGKNGIRKELYTKNKKVLEYSAALGKPGRGVTVIIKPSKKCNYKNLVDILDEMKIAKIDTYAIVNEFTPEESKLLASK; encoded by the coding sequence ATGGAAAATCTACCTAAGAAAGTACGAAGCAAAAAATTAAGCACAAGAGTTGATTTAACCGCAATGGTCAGCGTTTCTTTTTTATTGATTATATTTTTTATGGTCACAATTGAGTTATCCAAGCCTAGAGCTGTAGACTTAAGTTTGCCACATAATGACGATATTACATGTGGATGGCGTGGTGGTTGTGGCGGAGAAAATAGATCCGTAACAATTTTATTAGGTGAAAATAATAAATTAGTATCGTATGCAGGACTTTTACAGGTACCTATTGATGCTCCTAAAGAAACGATATATGGTAAAAATGGAATTAGGAAGGAACTTTATACCAAAAATAAAAAAGTATTAGAGTATTCTGCTGCACTTGGCAAACCTGGAAGAGGAGTTACGGTAATTATAAAACCTAGTAAAAAATGCAATTATAAAAATCTTGTAGATATTCTTGATGAAATGAAAATTGCAAAAATTGATACTTATGCAATTGTAAACGAATTTACTCCCGAAGAATCAAAATTATTAGCTTCAAAATAA
- a CDS encoding fasciclin domain-containing protein — protein sequence MKTRKFLSVAILVLIGFTSFAQKSVMVGGAAMYPNKNIIENAVNSKDHTTLVAAVKAAGLVETLQSKGPFTVFAPTNAAFDKLPAGTVDTLLKPENIKTLQTILTYHVVAGKWNASDIAKAIKMGKGKATLKTVNGGTLTAWMDGKDLYISDESGNKAKVTVTDVDQSNGVIHIIDTVLLPKTK from the coding sequence ATGAAAACTAGAAAATTTTTATCAGTAGCAATTTTAGTCTTAATTGGATTTACATCTTTTGCACAAAAATCTGTAATGGTTGGTGGAGCCGCAATGTATCCGAACAAAAATATTATTGAAAACGCCGTAAACTCAAAAGATCATACTACATTGGTAGCTGCTGTAAAAGCTGCCGGATTGGTAGAAACATTACAAAGTAAAGGACCATTCACCGTTTTTGCCCCAACAAATGCTGCGTTTGATAAATTGCCTGCTGGAACTGTTGACACATTATTGAAACCTGAAAACATCAAAACGTTGCAAACTATTTTGACTTATCATGTTGTTGCAGGAAAATGGAATGCTTCTGACATTGCAAAAGCGATTAAAATGGGAAAAGGAAAAGCAACTCTTAAAACTGTTAACGGTGGTACCCTTACTGCATGGATGGACGGAAAAGATCTTTATATAAGTGACGAAAGCGGAAATAAAGCTAAAGTTACAGTTACCGATGTAGATCAATCTAATGGTGTAATTCATATAATTGATACTGTATTGTTGCCAAAAACAAAATAA
- a CDS encoding DMT family transporter, translating to MKNKEFNIPPVYAVLLAIISVQCGAAIAKTLFPAIGAAGTASMRIGISAIILLLAYRPNLKEITADQWKIVVPYGLALGAMNLIFYMAIERIPIGLAVTLEFIGPLLVAIIGSTRLIDYCWVLLAAIGIVLIAPWSNNSIDSLGVLFALLAGALWAAYIVLGGKVSKIMHGGQAVATGMLFGAILILPFGFYENGLSNLTPKLLGMGVALALLSSAIPFTLEMKALGQLPPRTFSILMSLEPAAAAICAFIFLQEQLSFYEILAVVCVVTASIGSTLTAKR from the coding sequence ATGAAAAATAAAGAATTCAATATTCCTCCAGTCTACGCAGTACTTTTAGCAATTATAAGTGTACAATGTGGTGCCGCAATTGCCAAAACTTTATTTCCTGCAATTGGTGCCGCGGGAACAGCATCAATGCGAATTGGGATTTCGGCTATAATTTTGCTCCTGGCTTACAGACCAAATTTAAAAGAAATTACTGCTGATCAATGGAAGATTGTTGTCCCATACGGTTTGGCTTTAGGCGCAATGAATTTGATTTTTTATATGGCAATAGAGAGAATCCCAATTGGACTTGCCGTTACTTTAGAATTCATTGGTCCACTATTGGTTGCTATAATTGGCTCAACACGTTTAATTGATTATTGTTGGGTATTACTAGCAGCAATCGGGATTGTACTTATAGCACCATGGTCAAATAATAGTATCGATTCACTAGGAGTTTTATTTGCACTTTTGGCAGGAGCTCTTTGGGCAGCTTATATTGTTTTGGGCGGTAAAGTATCTAAAATAATGCATGGCGGTCAGGCAGTTGCCACCGGAATGTTATTTGGTGCAATTTTAATCCTTCCATTTGGTTTTTACGAAAACGGATTATCAAATCTAACTCCAAAACTTCTTGGAATGGGAGTTGCATTGGCACTTTTGTCAAGCGCTATTCCATTTACACTCGAAATGAAAGCTTTAGGTCAGCTTCCTCCGCGTACTTTTAGCATTTTAATGAGCTTAGAGCCGGCTGCCGCAGCAATTTGTGCTTTTATCTTTTTGCAGGAGCAACTTAGTTTTTACGAAATTCTGGCTGTAGTTTGCGTCGTAACAGCCTCTATTGGATCAACCTTGACGGCTAAAAGATAA
- a CDS encoding SsrA-binding protein, translating into MYKVLAKINKILLPSFTKQGLDISKAKKWQMAIIGYRAFVTKRALQ; encoded by the coding sequence ATGTATAAAGTTCTAGCCAAAATCAACAAAATTCTTTTACCGAGTTTTACTAAACAAGGTTTGGATATTTCGAAAGCAAAAAAATGGCAAATGGCAATTATTGGTTACCGGGCTTTTGTTACAAAACGGGCTTTACAATAA
- a CDS encoding M56 family metallopeptidase has protein sequence MEALFIFIAKSSGLLFLFYCAYHFLLRKETFFNSNRWFLLAGLITSIALPFLVYTKIVWIDPVPTQYIDYAQSYIPHTIQQESFEINWNYVILAIYSIGFLALIIKFAIDFYSLNSVLKGKKVHQQADFKFIDVNENIAPFSYFDYIVYNSSMYTASELENIIEHEKVHSDQNHTVDVLISRVFCVLFWFNPIIWLYKKAILQNLEFIADSEAAKKISNKKAYQYTLLKITTHESCVAITNHFYQSLIKKRIVMLNKNQSKKWNYWKYYAIIPALVAFVLLFQIKTIAQEKNQPQEISKTSDSEVVYNINKNTTDQELKVIAEKLKKNHGADVAVSNIKRNSKNELIGIKINIKKGTEEVQTIQIDGDEAIDSFGISVSTEKNGIKKIGVVTDAEIDKSTEYQNRVAEIENFNDSDMMVPPVPPTPPATAALPPAPVAPVMPVLPKDLVLPAPPNMSKMPKAPAPPKNPNDKVAMKNFEKKMDEFDKKMETFEPQMDAYQDQVDEIMSKRELVYDKEMEKYEIAMDKFSAEMDKYGALIDQQLGGDFEKKMEQFEKDMKVYEKNMKEHEKNIRKFEKDNKRS, from the coding sequence ATGGAAGCACTTTTCATTTTTATCGCAAAATCAAGCGGACTGTTGTTCTTGTTTTACTGTGCTTATCATTTTTTATTGCGCAAAGAAACTTTTTTTAATAGCAACAGATGGTTTCTGTTGGCTGGATTAATAACTTCAATTGCATTGCCATTTTTGGTTTATACCAAAATTGTCTGGATCGATCCCGTTCCAACGCAATATATCGATTATGCTCAGTCATACATTCCTCATACTATTCAACAGGAATCTTTTGAGATTAACTGGAATTATGTAATACTTGCTATTTATAGTATTGGATTTCTCGCCTTGATTATAAAATTTGCGATTGACTTTTATAGTTTGAATTCGGTTCTAAAAGGTAAAAAAGTACACCAGCAAGCTGATTTTAAATTTATAGATGTTAATGAAAATATTGCTCCTTTTTCTTATTTTGATTATATCGTGTACAACTCATCAATGTACACGGCCTCAGAACTAGAAAACATTATTGAGCATGAAAAAGTGCATAGCGATCAAAATCATACTGTAGATGTTTTAATTTCGAGAGTTTTCTGTGTGCTTTTTTGGTTTAATCCAATTATTTGGCTGTACAAAAAAGCAATACTTCAAAATCTTGAATTCATTGCTGATAGTGAAGCTGCCAAGAAAATATCAAACAAAAAAGCGTATCAATACACGCTTTTAAAAATCACAACACACGAATCATGTGTTGCAATCACCAATCATTTTTATCAATCATTAATCAAAAAACGAATTGTCATGTTAAACAAAAATCAATCAAAAAAATGGAACTATTGGAAGTATTATGCTATAATTCCGGCACTTGTTGCTTTTGTACTGTTGTTTCAAATTAAAACCATAGCACAAGAGAAAAATCAACCTCAGGAAATTTCTAAAACTAGTGATTCAGAAGTTGTATATAACATTAATAAAAATACAACTGATCAAGAATTAAAAGTAATAGCCGAGAAGCTAAAAAAGAATCACGGTGCAGATGTTGCTGTTTCTAATATAAAGAGAAACTCTAAAAACGAATTGATAGGGATTAAAATCAACATTAAAAAAGGAACTGAAGAAGTTCAAACCATTCAAATTGATGGTGATGAAGCCATAGATAGCTTTGGAATTTCGGTTTCAACTGAAAAAAACGGCATTAAAAAAATTGGCGTTGTTACAGATGCAGAAATTGACAAATCAACGGAGTATCAAAATCGTGTCGCAGAAATTGAAAATTTTAATGACTCGGATATGATGGTACCTCCAGTTCCTCCAACACCTCCGGCAACAGCAGCATTACCACCGGCACCAGTTGCTCCAGTAATGCCAGTATTACCAAAAGACTTAGTACTTCCTGCTCCGCCAAATATGTCAAAAATGCCAAAAGCTCCAGCACCGCCAAAAAATCCTAATGATAAAGTTGCGATGAAAAATTTCGAAAAAAAGATGGATGAATTTGATAAAAAAATGGAAACATTTGAACCACAAATGGACGCTTATCAAGATCAAGTAGATGAGATTATGTCAAAACGTGAACTTGTTTACGATAAAGAAATGGAAAAGTATGAAATTGCTATGGATAAATTTAGTGCTGAAATGGATAAATATGGCGCACTTATCGATCAGCAATTGGGAGGAGATTTTGAAAAGAAAATGGAACAATTTGAAAAAGACATGAAAGTGTATGAGAAAAATATGAAGGAGCATGAAAAAAACATCAGAAAATTTGAAAAAGATAATAAACGATCTTAA
- a CDS encoding BlaI/MecI/CopY family transcriptional regulator, with amino-acid sequence MQKLTNKEEEIMHILWKLKKAFVKEIQTEITEDQPHYNTLSTIVRNLEEKGYVGHNAFGNTHQYYPIVSIEDYSKGFMSTAIDNYFNSSYKSMVSFFAKEEKISAAELREILAMIETPQEVK; translated from the coding sequence ATGCAAAAGCTAACCAATAAAGAAGAAGAAATCATGCACATTTTATGGAAGCTTAAAAAAGCTTTTGTAAAAGAAATTCAGACTGAAATCACCGAAGATCAGCCGCATTACAATACACTTTCGACTATTGTGCGCAATCTGGAAGAAAAAGGATATGTAGGTCATAATGCTTTTGGGAATACACATCAATATTACCCAATTGTAAGCATTGAAGATTATAGTAAGGGATTTATGAGCACTGCAATTGATAATTATTTCAATAGTTCTTATAAAAGCATGGTTTCATTTTTTGCTAAAGAAGAAAAAATTTCGGCGGCGGAATTACGCGAAATCCTGGCAATGATTGAAACTCCACAAGAAGTAAAATAA
- a CDS encoding M56 family metallopeptidase: MEALFIFIAKSSGLLLLFFCGYHFLLRKETFFNSNRWFLLAGLLTSVILPFLVYTKVVWINPTSVSNMNYTALNPLNADNNSFELNWNLVFIAVYIIGFIGFVIKFGIDFYSLNSILKGKKVQQQADFKFIDVKENIAPFSYFDYIVYNSSMYTASELENILEHEKVHSDQNHTVDVLISRVFCILFWFNPIIWFYKKAIVQNLEFIADKEAAQNISDKKSYQYTLLKITTHENCLAITNHFYQSLIKKRIIMLNKNQSKKSNSWKYYVVVPALAVFVLLFQVEVIAKEKRGTAIAVSKKEIKSVDVYKIKKTTTDQELKVIAEKLKLNYNVDFTIAELKRNSQNEITAIKVHAKSGSEQVQEYEVRGDKGIKDCGIMITTDDNGSKKISLVANNKLADSSDKAHKIEIVKVQNSKTNTDVNINSNTSTKADCIVNTATNTIVSTNTNGNTSTIVTVANNNGQQTIKIKSDPLYIVDGTVIGHLSTDDAKSLDDLNIKSVNVYKGMEATVRYGEDGSNGVVIIETKK, from the coding sequence ATGGAAGCACTTTTTATATTTATAGCAAAATCAAGCGGATTGTTACTTTTATTTTTTTGTGGCTATCATTTTTTACTGCGCAAAGAAACATTCTTCAATAGTAACAGATGGTTTTTATTAGCGGGTTTATTAACTTCTGTTATATTGCCTTTTTTGGTTTACACCAAAGTAGTCTGGATTAACCCTACTTCTGTTTCAAATATGAATTATACAGCGCTTAATCCTCTAAATGCAGACAATAATTCTTTTGAACTTAATTGGAATCTTGTCTTTATCGCCGTTTATATAATTGGTTTTATAGGCTTCGTAATCAAATTTGGAATAGATTTCTATAGTTTAAATTCTATCCTGAAAGGAAAAAAAGTACAACAACAAGCTGATTTTAAGTTCATAGATGTAAAAGAAAACATTGCACCTTTCTCCTATTTTGATTATATCGTGTATAACTCATCAATGTACACAGCATCAGAACTAGAGAATATTCTGGAGCATGAAAAAGTTCACAGTGATCAAAATCATACTGTAGACGTTCTTATTTCGAGAGTGTTTTGCATCTTGTTTTGGTTCAACCCAATTATATGGTTTTATAAAAAAGCAATTGTTCAAAATCTTGAATTTATTGCTGACAAAGAAGCTGCCCAAAATATATCTGATAAGAAATCTTATCAATACACGCTTTTAAAAATTACGACACACGAGAATTGTCTCGCTATTACCAATCATTTTTATCAATCATTAATCAAAAAACGAATCATTATGTTAAACAAAAATCAATCAAAAAAGAGTAATTCATGGAAGTATTACGTAGTAGTTCCAGCTCTTGCGGTATTTGTATTATTATTTCAGGTCGAAGTAATTGCAAAAGAAAAAAGAGGAACCGCTATTGCAGTTTCTAAAAAAGAAATTAAATCTGTTGATGTTTACAAAATCAAAAAAACAACTACAGATCAGGAATTGAAAGTTATTGCAGAAAAGTTGAAACTAAATTATAATGTTGATTTTACGATTGCAGAATTAAAACGAAATTCTCAAAACGAAATAACTGCAATAAAAGTACATGCAAAAAGTGGATCTGAACAAGTTCAGGAATATGAAGTTCGCGGCGACAAAGGAATTAAAGATTGCGGAATCATGATCACAACAGATGATAATGGTTCTAAAAAAATCAGCTTAGTTGCAAATAACAAACTAGCGGATTCTAGCGACAAAGCACACAAAATTGAAATCGTAAAAGTTCAAAATTCTAAAACCAACACTGATGTTAACATTAATTCTAATACTAGCACAAAAGCTGATTGCATTGTTAATACAGCTACTAATACTATTGTAAGTACTAATACAAATGGAAACACAAGTACAATTGTTACTGTAGCCAATAATAATGGTCAGCAAACTATAAAAATAAAATCTGATCCGTTATACATTGTCGACGGAACGGTAATTGGTCATCTAAGTACTGATGATGCCAAATCGCTTGATGATCTTAATATCAAATCAGTAAATGTATATAAAGGCATGGAAGCTACTGTAAGATATGGAGAAGATGGTTCAAATGGAGTGGTTATTATTGAAACAAAAAAATAA
- a CDS encoding BlaI/MecI/CopY family transcriptional regulator: MQKLTNKEEEIMHILWKLKKAFVKEIQAEITEDQPHYNTLSTIVRNLEEKGFVGHNAFGNTHQYYPVITLEAYSKKFMNTAIDNFFNSSYKNMVSFFAKEEKISAAELREILAMIESPKEEK, translated from the coding sequence ATGCAAAAGTTAACCAACAAAGAAGAAGAAATCATGCACATTTTATGGAAACTAAAAAAAGCTTTTGTAAAAGAGATTCAGGCAGAAATAACTGAAGATCAACCGCATTATAATACACTTTCGACTATTGTGCGAAATCTCGAAGAGAAAGGTTTTGTGGGACATAATGCTTTTGGAAATACGCATCAATATTATCCTGTAATCACACTCGAAGCCTATAGCAAAAAGTTTATGAATACTGCTATTGATAATTTCTTTAATAGCTCTTATAAAAATATGGTTTCATTTTTTGCCAAAGAAGAGAAAATTTCTGCGGCAGAATTACGTGAAATCCTTGCAATGATTGAATCTCCTAAAGAAGAAAAATAA